Proteins encoded in a region of the Flavobacterium sp. MDT1-60 genome:
- the kdsB gene encoding 3-deoxy-manno-octulosonate cytidylyltransferase produces the protein MKIIAVIPARYASTRFPAKLMQDLGGKTVILRTYEASVATKLFDDVFVVTDSDLIFNEIVSNGGKAIMSIKEHESGSDRIAEAVGSLDVDIVVNVQGDEPFTEAGPLEQVLSVFKNDEDRKIDLASLMREITDEDEINNPNNVKVVVDQSQFALYFSRSVIPYPRDAAVGVRYFQHIGIYAFRKQALLDFYSLPMKSLEASEKLEQLRYLEFGKRIKMVETTHVGIGIDTVEDLEKARAILGSK, from the coding sequence ATGAAAATAATAGCTGTAATTCCGGCACGATATGCTTCAACACGTTTTCCTGCTAAACTGATGCAGGATCTTGGCGGTAAAACTGTAATTCTAAGAACTTACGAAGCTTCTGTTGCAACAAAATTGTTTGATGATGTATTTGTTGTAACCGACTCTGATTTAATCTTTAATGAGATTGTTTCTAATGGAGGGAAAGCCATCATGAGCATCAAAGAACACGAATCAGGAAGTGACCGAATTGCAGAAGCTGTTGGGAGTTTAGATGTTGATATTGTAGTAAATGTACAAGGTGATGAACCTTTTACTGAAGCGGGGCCTCTTGAACAGGTTTTGTCTGTATTTAAAAACGATGAAGATCGCAAAATTGATTTAGCTTCATTAATGCGTGAAATTACAGATGAAGACGAAATCAACAATCCAAATAATGTAAAAGTGGTGGTGGATCAATCGCAGTTTGCGTTGTATTTTTCACGTTCGGTTATTCCGTATCCAAGAGATGCAGCTGTTGGTGTGCGTTACTTTCAGCATATCGGAATTTATGCTTTTAGAAAACAAGCTTTATTGGATTTTTATAGCTTACCGATGAAATCTTTGGAAGCTTCTGAGAAGTTAGAGCAATTGAGATATTTAGAATTCGGAAAACGTATTAAAATGGTCGAAACGACTCATGTCGGAATCGGAATTGATACGGTTGAAGATTTAGAAAAAGCAAGAGCAATTTTGGGGTCGAAATAG
- a CDS encoding 4'-phosphopantetheinyl transferase superfamily protein produces MIYICYSYLCEENHESLLKNELPKFPIDFITKINKFRKWQDAQLSILGRILLFRSIKEVFNIELNKKNILYNEYGKPYFKTNPIHFSISHSEEIVVCTITVDSEIGIDIEKIIPINIYNFESQMPPNEWLKIISSETPQVAFYDYWTKKEAIVKAYGYGQTVDFASFEILQNTTTINTTQFYYKEIKIDENYKCNIASKKPIIDTFLSKISIMKKS; encoded by the coding sequence TTGATTTATATCTGCTACTCTTATTTATGTGAAGAAAACCACGAAAGTTTATTAAAAAATGAACTTCCAAAATTCCCGATTGATTTCATTACTAAAATAAACAAATTTAGAAAATGGCAAGACGCGCAATTGTCTATTTTGGGGAGAATACTATTATTTCGAAGTATTAAAGAAGTTTTCAATATCGAACTTAATAAAAAGAACATACTTTATAATGAGTATGGAAAACCTTATTTTAAAACAAATCCAATTCATTTCAGCATTTCTCATTCAGAAGAAATTGTCGTTTGTACAATAACAGTCGATTCTGAAATTGGTATTGATATTGAAAAAATAATCCCCATAAATATTTATAATTTCGAATCGCAAATGCCCCCTAATGAATGGTTAAAAATCATTTCTTCTGAAACCCCCCAAGTAGCATTTTATGATTATTGGACAAAAAAAGAAGCTATCGTAAAAGCTTATGGATACGGCCAAACAGTAGATTTTGCGTCTTTTGAGATTTTACAGAATACAACAACAATTAATACTACTCAGTTTTACTATAAAGAAATTAAAATTGATGAAAACTACAAATGCAATATAGCGAGTAAGAAACCTATAATTGATACCTTTCTTTCCAAAATAAGCATCATGAAAAAATCTTAA
- a CDS encoding non-ribosomal peptide synthetase, producing the protein MKEEFKIKNAETSDSLKNESQNDTANVVKLIEQIAERYPKKNALIDHSKKITYQNLNEKANQLAHFLQSRGIKTSSKVGVCIPQSANRIIAFLAILKTGAAYLPIDGDLPQARIEMMISDSEIDLMLTVDSFPDKIKSYENICVPINLLFEDKSFLELSVETLPIPITPNNPAYIIYTSGSTGIPKGVIIGHQSFSNFVQYQADILGLSNESITLQFASPSFDAAVIDIWTPLIKGATIYLYPNNKIVGEPLLDFIINNNIDTIPLLPPMVLASLPHNRPIGNLKTIAIGGEACSENTVKNWYKKIRLINSYGPTEATVAVTNYEFKTEVNPRIIGAVMPFTSLLLLDENLKPVIEGTVGELYIGGDQLALGYLNRPEDTKKAFIKTPEWLLEQSNLKKTLYKTGDMVLLREDGNLEFFGRKDDQVKIRGYRIELAEIEHNISKLPQISNAALKVHKKENGLPALVAFVQLNKTNDDEIKSLQNIRAKLQQVMPTYMLPDKYVIVEKMPITHTGKIDKSILKIPDNQIKNNSTPKWKEDNLSEIVKHIWKDLLSVEAVEEHEDFFELGGHSLLLAQLHTKLPEPVRNRISLPELYIFTTISSFVKEVEKRMLETEVSQKKKAEEMVNELVKDAELHIDFTVNDLPDPIVLKNPNSIFLTGVTGFVGSHLLEELLQQTTAKIYCLVRAATPEEGLERIKKTFKKFKLSWQSDYENRITAVIGDLSLPRFGMDTENYNFITENIEVIYHSGSSVSYVQPYPLIKKSNIDGLHNVIALAVNKKIKYLVLLSSMGVFSWGRPFTKKTWMYEDDAIDQNMDAVSRDLGYIKSKWVMESIAEKAKMKGLPIINFRLGFAVCHSTSGATVMNQWWGALIRSCVKLRSFPLVMGLKDELTTVDYMCKAIMHISKKKEAVGLNFHLSPLAENDVSLTDFCSKMNEYYSTNLEGMEYHQWLSQWKHDTNLPIYPLLSLFTEDVHEGKSLVEAYENTYYYDRSNTRQFLADTNLTPPIFDKNLMTPYLKFMGIFKD; encoded by the coding sequence ATGAAAGAAGAATTTAAAATTAAGAATGCAGAAACTAGTGATTCTTTAAAAAATGAATCACAAAATGATACTGCAAATGTTGTAAAACTGATAGAACAAATTGCAGAGCGTTATCCTAAAAAAAATGCTTTAATTGATCATTCAAAAAAGATTACTTATCAAAATCTTAATGAAAAAGCAAATCAGTTAGCACATTTTTTACAGAGCAGGGGCATCAAAACGAGCAGTAAAGTTGGAGTTTGTATTCCGCAGTCAGCAAATCGTATAATTGCTTTTTTGGCTATTTTAAAAACAGGAGCTGCGTATTTGCCTATTGACGGTGATCTGCCTCAGGCCCGAATAGAAATGATGATTTCTGATTCAGAAATTGATTTAATGCTGACAGTAGATTCTTTTCCAGATAAAATAAAGAGCTACGAAAATATATGTGTACCAATAAACTTATTGTTTGAAGATAAATCCTTTTTAGAATTATCAGTTGAAACCCTTCCAATCCCTATTACACCCAACAATCCTGCCTATATAATTTATACTTCAGGAAGTACAGGAATCCCAAAAGGAGTAATTATCGGCCATCAGTCGTTCTCAAATTTTGTACAATATCAGGCTGATATTCTGGGCTTATCGAATGAAAGCATAACACTTCAATTTGCCTCTCCCAGTTTTGATGCGGCGGTAATAGATATTTGGACACCTTTAATAAAAGGTGCAACAATTTATTTATATCCAAATAATAAAATTGTTGGAGAACCGCTTTTAGATTTCATTATCAATAACAATATTGACACTATTCCTTTATTACCTCCTATGGTTTTAGCTTCGCTGCCACACAACAGACCAATTGGAAACCTTAAAACTATAGCAATTGGCGGTGAAGCCTGTAGTGAGAACACTGTAAAAAATTGGTATAAAAAAATTCGATTAATTAATAGTTACGGACCTACAGAAGCTACAGTAGCAGTCACCAATTATGAATTCAAGACCGAAGTAAATCCAAGAATTATAGGAGCTGTAATGCCGTTTACTAGTTTATTGCTATTAGATGAAAATTTAAAACCTGTAATCGAAGGTACCGTAGGAGAACTTTATATTGGTGGTGATCAATTAGCTTTAGGATATTTAAATCGTCCCGAGGACACTAAAAAAGCGTTCATAAAAACTCCAGAATGGCTTTTAGAACAAAGTAATTTAAAAAAAACACTCTATAAAACCGGAGATATGGTTTTATTAAGAGAAGATGGCAATTTAGAATTCTTTGGCCGAAAAGACGATCAGGTCAAAATAAGAGGATATAGAATTGAACTAGCTGAAATTGAACACAATATTTCGAAACTGCCTCAAATTTCGAATGCGGCATTAAAAGTTCACAAAAAAGAAAATGGACTACCTGCCTTAGTTGCTTTTGTTCAGTTGAATAAAACAAATGATGATGAGATAAAATCATTACAAAATATAAGAGCAAAACTACAGCAGGTTATGCCCACGTACATGTTGCCCGATAAGTATGTGATAGTAGAAAAAATGCCAATAACACACACAGGAAAAATCGATAAATCTATCCTCAAAATTCCTGATAACCAAATAAAAAATAATAGCACTCCAAAATGGAAAGAAGATAATCTCTCGGAAATTGTAAAACACATCTGGAAAGATTTATTATCAGTCGAGGCTGTAGAAGAGCATGAAGATTTTTTTGAATTAGGAGGTCACTCTTTACTACTGGCTCAACTTCATACAAAACTTCCTGAACCGGTACGAAATCGTATCAGCCTTCCTGAGCTTTATATTTTTACTACCATTTCGTCTTTTGTAAAAGAGGTTGAAAAAAGAATGCTGGAGACAGAGGTCTCTCAAAAAAAGAAAGCAGAAGAAATGGTTAACGAATTAGTTAAAGATGCTGAACTTCATATCGATTTTACGGTAAATGACCTACCTGATCCGATAGTCTTAAAAAATCCAAATTCAATTTTTTTGACTGGCGTAACAGGCTTTGTGGGATCTCATTTATTAGAAGAACTTTTGCAGCAGACAACAGCAAAAATTTATTGTTTAGTGCGTGCCGCAACTCCGGAAGAAGGATTAGAGCGAATTAAAAAAACTTTTAAAAAATTTAAACTTTCGTGGCAGTCTGATTATGAAAATCGAATTACTGCTGTAATTGGAGATTTGTCATTACCTCGTTTTGGTATGGATACAGAAAATTACAATTTTATTACCGAAAATATTGAAGTGATTTATCATTCCGGAAGCTCGGTAAGTTATGTGCAACCGTATCCGTTAATAAAAAAATCAAATATTGATGGCTTGCATAATGTTATTGCTCTTGCTGTAAACAAAAAGATAAAATATCTCGTATTGTTGTCTTCAATGGGCGTTTTTAGCTGGGGAAGACCATTTACAAAAAAAACGTGGATGTATGAAGATGATGCTATAGATCAAAATATGGATGCAGTGTCTCGCGATTTAGGTTATATAAAAAGCAAATGGGTAATGGAAAGTATTGCTGAAAAAGCTAAAATGAAAGGGCTTCCAATCATAAATTTCAGACTGGGTTTTGCCGTTTGCCATAGTACTTCCGGCGCTACAGTTATGAATCAATGGTGGGGCGCATTAATTAGAAGCTGTGTGAAGCTTAGATCATTCCCACTCGTTATGGGACTAAAAGATGAATTAACCACAGTAGATTATATGTGTAAGGCGATTATGCATATTAGTAAAAAGAAAGAAGCTGTTGGTCTTAATTTTCATCTTTCTCCTTTGGCAGAAAACGATGTTTCTCTAACTGATTTTTGTTCTAAAATGAATGAGTATTACAGTACAAATTTAGAAGGAATGGAATATCATCAATGGCTTAGTCAATGGAAACATGATACCAATTTGCCTATTTATCCTTTACTCAGCTTGTTTACAGAAGATGTACACGAAGGGAAATCATTAGTAGAAGCTTATGAAAACACCTATTATTATGATAGAAGCAACACCAGGCAATTTCTGGCAGATACTAATCTGACACCACCGATTTTTGATAAAAATTTAATGACTCCTTACTTAAAATTTATGGGGATTTTTAAAGATTAA
- the ygiD gene encoding 4,5-DOPA dioxygenase extradiol gives MTTLNDLHSISSTFSNTDKMPVLFLGHGSPMNAIEENQFVAGFRDLAKTLPQPNAILCISAHWFTNGTKVTSMQMPRTIHDFGGFPQALFDVQYPAKGSPELAIETKKILEPVHVDLDEHWGLDHGAWSVIKHLYPEANVPVIQLSIDYTKSGQYHFELAQKLQSLRHKGVLIIGSGNIVHNLRLVDFRNFDKDNYGFDWAIEARETINNYLLDGNFQPLMDYEKMNKAVQLAIPTPDHYLPLLYTLGLKEKSEELSLFNDKLLAGSLSMTSVKIFS, from the coding sequence ATGACAACACTAAACGACTTACATTCGATTTCATCAACGTTTTCGAATACCGATAAAATGCCGGTTTTGTTTTTAGGACACGGCAGTCCGATGAATGCGATAGAAGAAAATCAGTTTGTGGCTGGTTTTCGTGATTTGGCCAAGACATTGCCACAGCCGAATGCAATTTTGTGTATTTCGGCACATTGGTTTACCAATGGAACGAAGGTTACTTCGATGCAAATGCCAAGAACCATTCATGATTTTGGAGGTTTTCCGCAGGCACTTTTTGATGTGCAATATCCTGCAAAAGGAAGTCCCGAATTGGCTATTGAAACTAAAAAGATATTAGAACCGGTTCATGTCGATTTAGACGAACATTGGGGGCTAGATCATGGGGCATGGAGCGTTATCAAACACTTATACCCGGAAGCAAATGTGCCGGTAATTCAGTTAAGTATTGATTACACGAAATCCGGTCAATATCATTTTGAACTGGCGCAAAAACTGCAATCACTTCGTCATAAAGGTGTTTTAATTATTGGAAGTGGAAACATTGTTCACAATTTACGTTTGGTTGATTTCAGGAATTTTGATAAAGATAATTACGGTTTTGATTGGGCAATTGAAGCCAGAGAAACCATCAATAATTATTTGTTGGATGGAAATTTTCAGCCTCTAATGGATTATGAAAAAATGAATAAAGCAGTTCAATTGGCAATACCAACTCCGGATCATTATTTGCCTTTGTTGTATACTTTAGGTTTAAAAGAAAAGTCAGAAGAATTAAGTTTGTTTAATGATAAATTGCTGGCTGGTTCGTTGAGCATGACTTCGGTTAAGATTTTTTCATGA